A region from the Lycium barbarum isolate Lr01 chromosome 8, ASM1917538v2, whole genome shotgun sequence genome encodes:
- the LOC132605314 gene encoding uncharacterized protein LOC132605314 produces MSSSELLPLPWLIEASTYNVKIGNDTVITTVADRETIVNSSISELKSELKSTPNSFVGIDVVNNGDLLMFHVKKRCLIIQFKRMLVLDNQTDISQSLQEFLCDRTITFIGPRNISQKSTPSYISGSSGRKIEFTRIVDVGYLAGKLLKKPKLLSSTLEEVMAEADVDIKKPVISEDSIRPNWQSSSVLSEEEVKLAMYEVHSCYQIASKLIDATSASVSMQ; encoded by the coding sequence ATGTCATCGTCAGAGCTGCTGCCCCTTCCTTGGCTCATCGAAGCGAGCACCTATAATGTGAAAATTGGCAACGACACTGTCATCACAACAGTTGCTGATCGTGAAACTATTGTCAACAGTAGCATCTCGGAACTAAAGAGTGAATTGAAGAGTACTCCAAATTCATTTGTTGGAATTGATGTGGTAAATAATGGAGATTTATTGATGTTTCATGTGAAAAAACGATGCCTAATAATTCAATTTAAGCGCATGCTGGTCTTGGATAATCAAACTGATATCTCCCAGTCTCTTCAGGAGTTCCTGTGTGACAGAACTATTACTTTTATAGGTCCTAGAAACATAAGCCAGAAATCTACTCCGTCATATATATCTGGAAGTAGCGGCAGGAAAATAGAATTTACTAGAATTGTGGATGTTGGTTATTTGGCTGGCAAGCTTTTGAAGAAGCCAAAGCTGCTGAGTAGTACACTAGAAGAGGTGATGGCTGAAGCCGACGTTGATATTAAGAAGCCTGTCATTAGTGAAGACTCAATACGTCCTAATTGGCAATCGTCTTCTGTTCTTTCGGAGGAGGAGGTCAAATTGGCGATGTATGAAGTCCATTCATGCTATCAAATTGCAAGCAAGCTTATTGATGCGACAAGTGCAAGTGTGAGCATGCAGTAA